From Drosophila nasuta strain 15112-1781.00 chromosome X, ASM2355853v1, whole genome shotgun sequence, one genomic window encodes:
- the LOC132796112 gene encoding ras-responsive element-binding protein 1, translated as MLATQQQQQQQHTATAATVAAAAAAAAAATVAHSDDGHSFDGERQRRDSTTSESSLEHLDLGRTPKKLSSSSGAPQPTSTPHETSMSTATSSRKRKLRQQQQQQQQQQQQQMSDEEQEQHQQQQLETTAQRLRHKQRRNVAASASIVVDYSASGDASSLRKKFRLNRSSSSAAANGDLSESGFVDGSSANSGYLLSSSSGSGSSSAVAAAAAAAAAAAVAAQQQMSSSSSGGSSPQGGLSLSSAESGIGAGDEHMKYLCPICEVVSATPHEFTNHIRCHNYANGDTENFTCRICSKVLSSASSLDRHVLVHTGERPFNCRYCHLTFTTNGNMHRHMRTHKQHQQQSQSQSQSQSQQQQQSQQQPSAQQQQQLHSQQQPHQRRQQHAATAASGAQMSATSAGRAESYESDASCSTDVSSAASHSSSNNSSHSSQRSLHNNNNNSKLNNNNELDLELDNKQRRHKLINIINNNNNIAEDQDEAMEQPQLKSEAEHDEDEDENVDSESEVTQVITSTPDVATLLASSSRSGGTTPTQLLSCPACAADDFESLPALCQHLDAQHADIPAKCRECDVIFGSHRQLQTHSCRMQMLPLLGASSSPLHKQEHDDDDVGDEDVDDEEAAHDDDDDAEATAQRHSERNDFFQQLYLKGKSSALAQQQQQPSLPSPIKHEPPANANDSRQDLADIQSILNMTSSSCTSSFLRNFEQSVNTPCSSQYSLDGRDGDEEAQDAFTSEFRRMKLRGEFPCKLCTAVFPNLRALKGHNRVHLAAVGPAGPFRCNMCPYAVCDKAALVRHMRTHNGDRPYECAVCNYAFTTKANCERHLRNRHGKTSREEVKRAILYHPAEDASCEDAKSSGQQELAELSYRSATPPLTTTSESTSSQLKHMLLSAEAPKIQVKSLDQLVEKPTAAMDLNMDVLDLSKKPTLAQELLEQREREREREREREREREREREHELLLQQQQQQQQQQQQQQLFGAGEAATQYMQQLFRNLMFQQSPGFPFFGFMAPPNAAAAAAAAATPDKSSSTTAAAATTGTPLGLPLPLPNVGVPVPAGGPVKMVIKNGVLMPKQKQRRYRTERPFACEHCSARFTLRSNMERHVKQQHPQFYAQRQRSGHHVMRGRAASSSAAAAAAAAAAAAAAAAAMSNLSQQQQQQQHSHHPHHPHISDQVKYAILAQQLKARKDTDLLQQALAHGSSSVVGGVANASNPLLHFGYKAASSNGQSNGHHAATLNDDDEPPKLIIDEDDEDEFDEVEDEDDEDDVEEELDEQEQQPQPPQQQLEDQAESELIEESTQPRSSTPIEAAKKVAETILEQAIKAGKSDTAALSKTPVSATPTPSTPPAPHSMKTLIAQAESVAKSLKEVASSPFKDESQDLVPVSKLVDNATSNQVSFNSYFRPSDVANHMEQSDEEGLVASGSASESNNSGTEDVTSSSSNEPKKKSAYSLAPNRVSCPYCQRMFPWSSSLRRHILTHTGQKPFKCSHCPLLFTTKSNCDRHLLRKHGNVESAMSVYVPTEDVSEPIPVPKSVEEIELEEQRRRKAAEIELERERERERELEREREREREREREREQELERERERRQLEQEREQQQLIQQLAAAAQLSQQMAAAAAAAAVLNGENASSTAAAPGAGEAQGSDLPYKCHLCEYSFAERLQCLDHIKQQHAQEFALLLAKGAIETESGDQQQQQQLPPPPAPASDEENSTTNPSSRNKYPDYSNRKVICAFCVRRFWSTEDLRRHMRTHSGERPFQCDICLRKFTLKHSMLRHMKKHSGRSHNGEQGQSDCSDDEQSALNSPPSTPTPTHNNNNNNNNNTSNNNNNNNTCHNNNNNNKQSLRLPKLHELLDKANEWRESHLGEHKENIGEASKPSSAATAAAAAAAAAAAAVASGDLIGNLLGISDQGILNKLLSSADEAAKLLGVDK; from the exons ATGCTggccacacaacaacaacaacagcaacaacacacagcgacagcagcaacagttgctgccgcagcagcagcagcagcagctgcaacagttgcCCACAGCGATGATGGGCATAGCTTTGATGgagagcgacagcgacgtGATTCGACAACATCGGAATCATCGCTGGAGCATCTCGATTTGGGACGCACACCAAAGaagctcagcagcagcagcggagcGCCGCAGCCGACGTCGACGCCACACGAGACGTCAATGTCGACGGCGACGTCATCACGCAAACGCAAActgcgacagcaacaacaacaacaacaacagcagcaacagcaacaaatgtcCGATGAAGAGCAagaacaacatcagcagcagcagttggagACAACAGCGCAGCGACTGCGACACAAGCAGCGACGCAACGTCGCAGCCAGCGCCAGCATCGTTGTCGATTACAGCGCCAGCGGCGATGCGAGTTCGCTGCGCAAAAAGTTTCGTCtcaatcgcagcagcagcagcgcagccgCCAATGGCGATCTCTCCGAATCGGGCTTCGTCGATGGCAGCAGCGCCAACAGCGGCTATttgctcagcagcagcagcggcagcggaaGTAGCAGCGCAgtcgctgccgccgccgccgcagcagcagccgctgcagttgcagcgcagcagcagatgTCGTCGAGCAGTTCGGGCGGTTCATCGCCTCAAGGCGGACTGAGCTTGTCGAGTGCCGAGTCCGGCATCGGAGCTGGCGATGAGCACATGAAATACTTGTGCCCCATCTGCGAGGTTGTTTCGGCCACGCCCCACGAATTCACCAATCACATACGCTGCCACAACTATGCCAACGGCGACACCGAGAACTTCACCTGCCGCATCTGCTCAAAG GTGCTGTCGTCGGCCTCGTCGCTGGATCGTCACGTGCTGGTGCACACTGGGGAGCGACCCTTCAACTGCCGCTATTGCCACCTGACATTCACAACGAACGGCAACATGCATCGTCACATGCGCACGCAcaaacagcatcagcaacagtcgcagtcacagtcgcagtcacagtcacagcagcagcaacagtcacagcaacagccatccgcacagcagcagcaacagttgcactcacagcagcagccacatcaGCGACGTCAGCAACATGCGGCAACAGCTGCAAGTGGAGCGCAGATGTCTGCGACATCAGCGGGACGAGCGGAGAGCTATGAAAGCGATGCCAGCTGCTCGACGGATGTTTCGAGTGCAGCgagtcacagcagcagcaacaacagcagccacagcagccaaCGTTCcctccacaacaacaacaataacagcaagttgaacaacaacaatgagttAGACTTGGAGTTGGACAACAAACAGCGACGCCACAAgctcatcaacatcatcaacaacaacaacaacattgccgAAGATCAAGATGAAGCGATGGAGCAACCACAGCTGAAATCCGAAGCCGAACACGATGAGGATGAAGATGAGAATGTGGACAGCGAATCGGAAGTGACACAAGTCATCACAAGCACTCCCGATGTGGCCACATTGCTGGCGAGTTCCTCCCGATCGGGGGGCACAACACCGACGCAGTTGCTCAGTTGTCCCGCCTGTGCGGCGGATGATTTCGAATCGTTGCCTGCACTCTGCCAGCATCTGGATGCCCAGCATGCGGATATACCGGCGAAATGTCGCGAATGTGATGTGATCTTTGGCAGCCATCGTCAGCTGCAAACGCACAGCTGTCGCATGCAAATGTTGCCGCTGCTCGGTGCCAGCTCATCCCCGTTGCACAAGCAGGaacacgacgacgacgacgtcggaGATGAGGACGTTGACGATGAGGAAGCTGCTcacgatgacgacgatgatgcgGAGGCAACAGCGCAGCGACACAGCGAACGCAATGACTTCTTTCAGCAACTGTATCTCAAGGGTAAATCCTCAGCattggcacaacaacaacaacagccgtCGTTGCCCTCCCCGATCAAACACGAACCCCCGGCGAATGCGAATGATAGTCGACAGGATTTGGCGGACATTCAAAGCATACTGAACATGACCAGCTCCAGTTGCACCTCGAGTTTTCTGCGCAACTTTGAGCAATCGGTGAACACTCCCTGCTCCAGTCAATACAGCCTGGATGGTCGGGATGGTGATGAGGAGGCGCAGGATGCATTCACCAGCGAATTCCGACGCATGAAACTTCGCGGCGAATTCCCCTGCAAGCTCTGCACCGCTGTTTTCCCCAATCTTCGTGCGCTCAAAGGTCACAATCGTGTCCATCTCGCTGCCGTGGGTCCTGCAGGTCCGTTCCGTTGCAACATGTGTCCCTATGCGGTGTGCGATAAAGCAGCTCTGGTGCGTCACATGCGCACCCACAATGGGGATCGTCCGTATGAGTGCGCCGTGTGCAATTATGCGTTCACCACGAAGGCGAATTGTGAGCGGCATTTGCGCAATCGTCATGGTAAAACGAGTCGCGAGGAGGTGAAGCGTGCCATACTCTATCATCCCGCCGAGGATGCCAGCTGCGAGGATGCCAAGTCCTCCGGACAACAGGAGCTCGCTGAGCTCAGCTATCGCTCGGCAACGCCGCCGCTAACAACGACATCGGAGTCAACGAGCTCCCAGCTGAAGCACATGTTACTCTCGGCCGAAGCACCCAAGATACAGGTGAAGAGTCTCGATCAGTTGGTGGAGAAGCCAACGGCAGCCATGGATCTCAACATGGATGTGCTCGATCTGAGCAAGAAGCCAACGTTGGCTCAGGAGTTGCTCGAGCAGCGCGAACGTGAACGGGAGAGGGAACGGGAGCGAGAACGTGAACGGGAGCGTGAGCGTGAACACgaattgctgctgcaacagcagcaacagcaacaacaacagcagcagcagcaacaactcttTGGCGCCGGTGAAGCAGCCACACAGTATATGCAGCAATTGTTTAGGAATCTCATGTTCCAGCAATCCCCGGGATTTCCCTTCTTCGGTTTCATGGCGCCGCctaacgcagcagcagcagccgcagctgcagccacACCTGATAAGTCTAGctccacaacagcagcagcagccacaactgGCACGCCCCTTGGACTGCCACTCCCCCTACCAAATGTGGGCGTTCCGGTGCCAGCCGGCGGACCCGTCAAGATGGTCATCAAGAACGGAGTGCTGATGCCCAAGCAGAAGCAGCGTCGCTATCGCACCGAACGTCCCTTTGCCTGCGAGCATTGCTCGGCGCGTTTTACGCTCCGATCCAACATGGAGCGTCATGTGAAGCAACAGCATCCGCAGTTCTACGCTCAGCGTCAGCGCAGCGGACATCATGTGATGCGCGGACGTGCCGCGTCCTCAAGtgccgcagccgcagcagcagcagcagcggcggcagcagcagccgcagcagccaTGTCCAATCTaagtcaacagcagcagcagcaacaacattcgCATCATCCACATCATCCGCACATCTCGGATCAAGTGAAGTACGCGATACTCGCACAGCAGCTGAAGGCGCGCAAGGACACGGATCTGTTGCAGCAGGCGCTCGCTCATGGCTCCAGCAGCGTGGTTGGTGGTGTTGCCAACGCCAGCAATCCGCTGTTGCACTTTGGCTACAAAGCTGCGAGCAGCAATGGTCAGAGCAATGGACATCATGCTGCGACGCtcaacgatgacgatgaacCGCCGAAGTTGATCATCGACGAGGACGATGAGGATGAGTTCGATGAGGTggaggatgaggatgatgagGACGATGTCGAGGAGGAGTTAGATgagcaggagcaacagccacagccaccgCAACAACAGCTGGAGGATCAGGCTGAATCCGAGCTCATCGAGGAGTCGACGCAACCCCGCAGCTCCACGCCCATTGAGGCAGCCAAAAAGGTGGCCGAGACCATACTCGAGCAGGCCATCAAGGCAGGCAAATCCGACACAGCGGCGCTTTCCAAGACTCCAGTCTCTGCTACTCCCACCCCCTCAACACCTCCCGCACCGCATTCAATGAAAACCCTAATAGCCCAAGCCGAGTCTGTGGCCAAATCGTTGAAGGAAGTGGCCAGCTCTCCGTTCAAGGATGAATCTCAGGATCTGGTGCCGGTGTCGAAGCTAGTCGATAATGCCACCAGCAATCAGGTGTCGTTCAACAGCTACTTTCGTCCCAGCGATGTGGCCAATCACATGGAGCAGAGCGATGAGGAGGGTTTAGTTGCCTCCGGTAGCGCCTCCGAAAGCAACAATTCCGGCACCGAAGATgtgaccagcagcagcagcaatgaaCCGAAAAAGAAGTCCGCCTACAGCTTGGCTCCGAATCGTGTCAGTTGCCCGTATTGCCAACGCATGTTCCCCTGGAGCAGCTCGTTGCGACGCCACATTCTCACACACACCGGCCAGAAGCCGTTCAAGTGCTCGCATTGTCCGCTGCTCTTCACCACCAAGAGCAACTGTGATCGCCATCTGTTGCGCAAGCACGGCAACGTCGAGTCAGCAATGAGCGTCTACGTCCCCACCGAGGATGTCAGCGAACCGATACCGGTGCCCAAGTCCGTTGAGGAGATCGAATTGGAGGAGCAGCGACGTCGCAAGGCTGCCGAAATCGAGTTGGAACGTGAACGTGAACGCGAGCGGGAATTGGAACGTgaacgggaacgggaacgCGAACGCGAAAGGGAGCGTGAACAGGAACTGGAGCGTGAACGGGAGCGACGTCAACTGGAGCAGGAGcgtgaacagcagcagctaatacaacagctggcagcagcagctcagctcagtcAACAAATGgccgcagcggcagcagcagccgccgtcCTCAATGGGGAGAATGCCAgctcaactgctgctgctccggGTGCAGGCGAGGCACAAGGCAGCGATTTGCCCTACAAGTGTCATCTGTGCGAATATTCGTTTGCGGAGCGTTTGCAGTGCTTGGATCATATCAAGCAGCAGCATGCACAGGAATTTGCTCTGCTCCTCGCCAAGGGCGCCATCGAAACGGAAAGCGGagaccaacaacagcaacagcagctgcctcCACCTCCTGCTCCCGCTTCCGATGAGGAAAACAGCACCACAAATCCGTCGTCACGCAACAAATATCCCGACTACAGCAACCGCAAGGTGATCTGCGCCTTTTGCGTCCGTCGCTTCTGGTCCACCGAGGATCTGCGTCGTCATATGCGAACCCACTCCGGGGAGCGTCCGTTTCAGTGTGACATCTGCCTGCGCAAGTTCACGCTGAAGCACAGCATGTTGCGGCACATGAAGAAGCACAGCGGACGCAGTCACAACGGCGAACAGGGACAATCCGATTGTTCCGATGATGAGCAGAGCGCTTTGAATAGTCCGCCCAGCACTCCTACACCCacgcataacaacaacaacaacaataacaacaacaccagtaacaacaacaacaacaacaacacttgccacaacaacaacaataataacaagcaGAGCTTGCGTCTGCCCAAGTTGCATGAGCTCCTGGACAAGGCAAACGAATGGCGCGAAAGTCATCTCGGTGAGCACAAGGAAAACATCGGCGAGGCCAGTAAACCTTCCTCTGCTgccactgcagctgcagctgcggctgctgccgcCGCGGCGGCTGTGGCCAGCGGTGATCTGATTGGCAATCTGCTGGGCATCAGCGATCAGGGCATTCTCAACAAGTTGCTCTCCTCCGCTGACGAAGCAGCCAAGCTTCTGGGCGTCGACAAGTAA
- the LOC132796117 gene encoding probable methylmalonate-semialdehyde dehydrogenase [acylating], mitochondrial gives MSLVRLIGSEALMMAKRGYSSAAPTTKLFIDGKFVESKTKEWIDVHDPATNKVVTRVPKATQDEMQTALESNKKAFKSWSNQSVLSRQQVMFKLQALIKDNMGELAKNITKEQGKTLADAEGDVLRGLQVVEHCCSIPSLQMGETVANVARDMDTYSLVMPLGVTAGIAPFNFPAMIPLWMFPVAITTGNTMLLKPSERVPGATMLLMELLNEAGCPPGVVNVIHGQHDAVNFICDAPEIKAVSFVGSDTAGKYIYERAGKNGKRVQSNMGAKNHGIVLSDANKENTLNQLAGAAFGAAGQRCMALSTAVFVGDAQQWIPDLVERAQKLKVNAGHLPGTDVGPVISAASRERINKLIESGVKEGAKLILDGRKINVPGYEDGYFVGPTILADVKPNMQCYTEEIFGPVLVILNADTLDDAISIVNANPYGNGTAIFTTNGAAARKFVNEIDAGQVGVNVPIPVPLPMFSFTGTRGSFRGDHHFYGKQGIKFYTQTKTVTQLWRETDVTHTQAAVSMPTMK, from the exons ATGTCCTTAGTGCGTTTAATTGGTTCCGAG GCGCTGATGATGGCCAAACGTGGCTACTCATCCGCTGCTCCCACCACCAAGCTCTTCATCGATGGCAAATTCGTGGAGTCGAAGACCAAGGAATGGATCGATGTGCACGATCCGGCAACCAACAAAGTCGTCACCCGTGTGCCCAAGGCAACACAGGATGAGATGCAAACGGCTCTGGAGTCGAACAAGAAGGCCTTCAAATCGTGGAGCAATCAATCGGTGCTGTCGCGTCAACAGGTCATGTTCAAGCTGCAGGCTTTGATCAAGGACAACATGGGTGAGCTGGCCAAGAACATCACCAAGGAGCAGGGCAAAACATTGGCCGATGCCGAGGGCGATGTGCTCCGTGGTCTTCAGGTGGTGGAGCATTGCTGCAGCATTCCATCGCTGCAGATGGGCGAGACCGTGGCGAATGTGGCCCGTGACATGGACACCTATTCGCTGGTGATGCCCCTCGGTGTCACCGCTGGCATTGCTCCCTTCAATTTCCCCGCCATGATTCCGCTGTGGATGTTCCCCGTGGCCATTACCACCGGCAACACAATGCTGCTGAAGCCCTCGGAGCGTGTGCCCGGCGCCACGATGCTGCTGATGGAGCTGCTCAATGAGGCCGGTTGCCCGCCCGGTGTGGTCAATGTTATTCATGGCCAACACGATGCCGTGAACTTCATCTGCGATGCACCCGAAATCAAGGCCGTGTCCTTCGTGGGCTCCGACACCGCCGGCAAGTACATCTATGAGCGTGCCGGCAAGAATGGCAAACGTGTGCAGAGCAACATGGGCGCCAAGAACCATGGCATCGTCCTCAGCGATGCCAACAAGGAGAACACATTGAACCAATTGGCTGGCGCTGCTTTCGGCGCTGCCGGACAACGTTGCATGGCCCTGTCGACGGCGGTGTTTGTCGGTGATGCCCAGCAATGGATTCCCGATCTTGTCGAGCGCGCCCAAAAGCTCAAGGTGAATGCCGGACATTTGCCCGGCACCGATGTGGGACCTGTGATCAGTGCCGCCTCCCGGGAGCGCATCAATAAGCTCATCGAAAGCGGTGTCAAGGAGGGAGCCAAGCTCATTTTGGATGGCCGCAAAATCAATGTGCCCGGCTATGAGGATGGCTACTTTGTGGGTCCCACAATTCTGGCCGATGTCAAGCCCAACATGCAATGCTACACCGAAGAGATCTTTGGCCCCGTTTTGGTGATCCTCAATGCCGATACCCTGGACGATGCCATCTCCATTGTGAATGCCAATCCCTATGGCAACGGTACCGCCATCTTTACCACCAACGGTGCCGCTGCCCGCAAGTTTGTGAACGAAATCGATGCCGGCCAGGTGGGCGTCAATGTGCCCATCCCAGTGCCATTGCCCATGTTCTCGTTCACCGGCACTCGTGGCTCCTTCCGTGGTGATCATCATTTCTATGGCAAGCAGGGCATCAAGTTCTACACACAGACCAAGACCGTTACACAGCTGTGGCGTGAAACCgatgtcacacacacacaggcagcTGTCTCCATGCCCACCATGAAGTAA